One stretch of Glycine soja cultivar W05 chromosome 7, ASM419377v2, whole genome shotgun sequence DNA includes these proteins:
- the LOC114419165 gene encoding BON1-associated protein 1-like has protein sequence MATKPKVLELTVLSAEGLHVRGKPANKNVFTVVRAESLTSHTTAMANGNENGFHTWNEKFRVELGPQARCLTIEVKCKTETGVVRDIGVARIAVSDFLGGSVPDHSLQSLCYRLRDWDGRENGVVNFSVRVAVPPAAAENDCSSSSGGVVTAIPVYLNNSIDN, from the coding sequence ATGGCAACCAAACCAAAAGTTCTGGAGCTAACTGTTTTGTCCGCGGAGGGTCTCCACGTAAGGGGTAAACCGGCGAACAAGAACGTGTTCACGGTGGTTCGCGCGGAGTCGTTAACGAGCCACACGACGGCGATGGCAAACGGGAACGAGAACGGGTTCCACACGTGGAACGAGAAGTTCAGGGTGGAGTTGGGGCCGCAAGCGAGGTGCTTGACGATTGAAGTGAAGTGCAAGACGGAGACCGGAGTGGTGAGAGACATCGGAGTGGCGAGAATAGCGGTTTCGGATTTTCTTGGAGGGTCGGTGCCTGATCATAGCTTGCAGTCTTTGTGTTACAGGTTGAGGGATTGGGATGGCAGAGAAAACGGAGTCGTTAATTTCTCCGTCAGGGTGGCGGTGCCGCCGGCTGCTGCTGAGAATGATTGTTCGTCGTCTTCTGGTGGAGTTGTTACTGCCATTCCGGTTTATTTGAATAACTCAATCGACAACTAG
- the LOC114419204 gene encoding uncharacterized protein LOC114419204 — protein MEAKSHSRILEITVMSGENISVDRSSVAANVYVVVRAESLNSCTTKMVNGDGGVHAWNEKFLLGIPSYARSVTFEVQCMNYKGVRPIGVARIALSDLLSNNTKIVSESVPQMLCYGLRNWEGRRNGVIHFSVRMVAPGDNLCSETKQEKEITTVNYRGIEHEVMGIQVEAKNSTHVAIGIPVWWSYQNVI, from the coding sequence ATGGAGGCAAAATCACATTCACGAATCCTAGAAATCACGGTTATGTCGGGAGAAAACATTAGCGTGGATCGAAGTTCAGTGGCGGCGAACGTGTACGTTGTTGTTCGTGCTGAATCTCTTAATTCTTGCACAACCAAAATGGTGAATGGAGATGGGGGAGTGCATGCATGGAACGAGAAATTCTTGTTAGGCATTCCTTCGTATGCAAGGTCAGTTACATTTGAGGTGCAATGCATGAATTATAAAGGGGTTCGCCCTATTGGGGTAGCAAGGATAGCACTTTCGGATTTACTTAGTAACAATACTAAGATTGTGTCCGAAAGTGTGCCTCAAATGTTGTGTTACGGGTTGAGGAATTGGGAAGGTCGACGAAATGGGGTTATTCATTTCTCCGTGAGAATGGTGGCACCAGGTGATAATTTGTGTTcagaaacaaaacaagaaaaggaaataaCGACGGTGAATTATAGAGGAATTGAGCATGAGGTCATGGGGATTCAAGTGGAAGCAAAAAATTCAACTCATGTTGCCATTGGCATTCCAGTTTGGTGGAGTTACCAAAACGTTATTTAA